In Spinacia oleracea cultivar Varoflay chromosome 5, BTI_SOV_V1, whole genome shotgun sequence, a single window of DNA contains:
- the LOC110774844 gene encoding uncharacterized protein — MAFNESNVVERSNPPEANVAHRGGRGGYNHRGRGRGNHRGRGRGHGRGRGYLAPRNNNHKGHQQGNQKQTPSKEKDTCFRCGMIGHWGKTCRTAKHLVDLYQASIKGKGKVAEANYVNEENSSVPSFDVSDFFVDNPDNGNDLIFGNNSNI; from the coding sequence ATGGCATTCAATGAATCAAATGTTGTTGAAAGGTCAAACCCACCTGAGGCAAATGTTGCTCACAGAGGTGGACGTGGAGGATATAACCACCGCGGTAGAGGACGCGGAAACCACCGCGGGCGTGGCCGTGGTCATGGTCGTGGAAGGGGTTATCTCGCCCCTAGAAACAATAACCACAAAGGGCATCAACAAGGAAATCAAAAGCAGACcccctcaaaagaaaaagacacATGCTTTAGATGTGGCATGATTGGCCATTGGGGGAAAACATGCCGTACTGCCAAACATTTGGTAGATTTATACCAAGCATCCATAAAAGGCAAAGGAAAAGTTGCAGAGGCAAACTATGTAAATGAGGAAAATAGCTCAGTGCCAAGCTTTGATGTGTCTGATTTCTTCGTGGATAACCCTGACAATGGCAATGATTTGATATTTGGGAATAATAGTAACATATAG